The window AAAAGGGGTTCCTCTAAGAGTAAACGCCGATGACCTTATAGCAACCTTGAAAGAGGCAGTCGCATACTGCAAGGCTGCTACCAAGGAAAAGGATTTCGTTCCGGTAATCATTCACTGGCTGCAGGATGGCATTAAAGTTGTCGGTAATTTCTCATCCGAACATCGTTTTGAGAAAATGCTGTCAACAGCATTTTCGCAAATCCCCGTTTCTGTACCTTTAAATGTCCCGTATTTGCTTCAGGCACTTAAAGGATTAACGGGGGAAATAATTATCTGGTATGCCGGAGATGATAAGCCTTTTATCATTACAGATGGAGTTACCTATCGGTATATCCAAATGCCCGTTAATATCGAACGTGAAGAAAAAAATGAATATTATGAACTCCCCAAAGACACTCCTTTGCAGGAGATTCCCTACTCTCCTGATCCTAGTGCAATTCCTGAACCAACCAGAAAAAAAGCCGGTTCAAGGAAGCGCACTGTTAAGAAGGCCGCCAAGCCTTCTAATAAGAAGGCGTCTTCGGAGCAAGAGGCACAGGGAAAGGCCCTTGCCGAACTCAAAAAACGTCTCGACTTTTGGGAGGCGGAGGCTCTCAAAAAAGAGGAGCATATCCGCAACCTGGAGGCTGAACTGGCAAAATTGCAGGAGTCCTACAGGGCACTTTTGCAATTCCAGGCCCTGAGGCCAAACGGCAAGGGTAGATATGCGGTGATAGATGGCCACCAATACCTGTTCTCTCAGGGCAAAATCCTTGATAAGGATGGGAACGAGGTAGGCCACTACAACCGCAAAGGCGGTGAAATCAACGGCCAGCCATTCAAACTCCAGCAGGAGTGGGTGGTGGCCATGAATTAAATCTAATTTCAATCCCATGATCCCATGCGGGAGAAGACGTGTTTTTCTCCCGCATGGGAGGAGTCATGTCTTCTCCCGCTGAAAGGAGGAGGCATGACGGTCAAACTGCAAAACAAAACTCAGATTTATCTGAACGGTACCTACAAATCAGTTATGAAGCAAGCCAGAAGGTTCATTGCAAAAGGATTCAGGTGCGTGGGCTTTATTGGCTTGCGGCGTAACGGAAAATCTACCGCCCTGGTCATGCTGGAAAAATGACCGGAGGTGGGGAGATGATATAGTGGAGACTGAAGAGATAAGTCTGAATAAAATAAGATAGCAATCCCCAAAGCCGGGGGCAGAACTCTTTGCCCCCGGCGGGGTGTCACGTTCTGCCTCCGGCATTTCTTCCGTTTAAAGGAAAGGAGGTAGAACGATGTATTATTTAACAAATGAAGAAATTATATCTTTGGCCCCGGCAGCAGGAGCACAAGCTCCTATAAGAGGTGTATCAGAACGATATTCTTTCATTCCTACAATAGAAGCCGTTGATCTGTTACGGGATGTCGGCTGGTTCCCTGTGGGTGTTCATCAGAGTCAAGTAAGAAAAGAAGAAAGGGATGGTTACCAGAAGCACATGATTCGTTTTGTGAAAGATGGGCTTTCGTTTGGTGGAGAACGCATTGATCTTGTTCTGTATAATTCTCACGATAGAGGTTGTTCTTTTCAGTTGATTGCATCAGTATGGCGAAAAATATGCGGAAATGGCTTAATGGTGGCCTCTGACTTTGCAAATTTTACCCATAAACACATTGGATTCAATCCAGATGAATTTGTCAATTCGGCGAATAAGATTGTAGCAGTAGCTGATAATATTGCAGAATCCGTTGAAATGATGAAAACTATTGAGCTTACGCGAGATGAACGTAGTATATATGCTCAGGCGGCACATAGTCTTGTTTATGAAGTCCCTGAGCAAGCGCCAATTCGACCAGAACAATTACTGCAAGAACGCCGCTATGACGACAATGGGAAAGATCTTTGGACCACATTTAATGTGGTCCAGGAAAACCTTATGAAAGGCGGTCTTACATATACTACAAAAAGTGGACGCAAAAGGCGTTCACGGCCTGTAAAATCGCTTGATCGTAATCTAAGACTAAATAAGGCCCTATGGTTGCTCACAGAAAAGATGGCGGAGCTTAAAAGT is drawn from Dissulfuribacter thermophilus and contains these coding sequences:
- a CDS encoding DUF932 domain-containing protein; this translates as MYYLTNEEIISLAPAAGAQAPIRGVSERYSFIPTIEAVDLLRDVGWFPVGVHQSQVRKEERDGYQKHMIRFVKDGLSFGGERIDLVLYNSHDRGCSFQLIASVWRKICGNGLMVASDFANFTHKHIGFNPDEFVNSANKIVAVADNIAESVEMMKTIELTRDERSIYAQAAHSLVYEVPEQAPIRPEQLLQERRYDDNGKDLWTTFNVVQENLMKGGLTYTTKSGRKRRSRPVKSLDRNLRLNKALWLLTEKMAELKS
- a CDS encoding DNA polymerase III subunit beta is translated as MKIYTDAKELSKILKSLDWKMPRYSQAILDYALISCDDQGIHIMRKDLNIFLSHKISGEIEKQGEVLVPVKKVLTVLGTCKEQIPLEYDGDYLRMGNYVLDTVPAHTEDYPKIPEEKFREIGVIKGHALAYAIEKCNPFLGDPDKYTLHHFSFGHYGHMASSDSHRICQVPLEIDCQLVVHNTLAYLKKINLEGDLKIAHSDKHIRIKGNNFVAYISLIDGQYPPYKEVIPSKGVPLRVNADDLIATLKEAVAYCKAATKEKDFVPVIIHWLQDGIKVVGNFSSEHRFEKMLSTAFSQIPVSVPLNVPYLLQALKGLTGEIIIWYAGDDKPFIITDGVTYRYIQMPVNIEREEKNEYYELPKDTPLQEIPYSPDPSAIPEPTRKKAGSRKRTVKKAAKPSNKKASSEQEAQGKALAELKKRLDFWEAEALKKEEHIRNLEAELAKLQESYRALLQFQALRPNGKGRYAVIDGHQYLFSQGKILDKDGNEVGHYNRKGGEINGQPFKLQQEWVVAMN